CCACCATCTATGATGATGGCACCACCGATGGCACAACCCCTGTCGATCCTAACGATCCTACGCTAGGAGATGACACCCCAGTGGCACCTATTACTGCCACTAAAGCCACCGCCATAGAAGGGGTGGACAACACCTTAGAGTACACCGTTGAGCAGGATAACGAGAGCAACCTTGCCACCACAGTCACTGTTAAAGTGGCGACGGGCAGCAGCGAGGTTGAAGCGGCGGACATTGCTTCTATTGGCTACATTGATGCCACAGGCAGTCCTGTGACCATTACCGACAGCGCCGCCATCCAAGCGTTACTAAATGGCACCACCACCTTGCAAGTCAAAGTACCTGCAGGTAGCACAGCTGCGCCTAAAATTACGGTTATCGTCAAAGATGATGCCATCTATGAGGACAGCGAGCAGCTGAGCTTTGTTATCGACAGTGCTGATAATGCCGATATCGACAGCACCGTCGCCACTGGCACCATTTATGATGAAGACCGAGTAGCTGGTAGTGAAGATCGCTTAGGCGACTTTACTGATGGTGATGAAGCGCAGAGCACCGATCAAGGCACGCCTGTGAGTGGCAACTTACTGGATAACACCTCAGAGACCGATCCGAGCATCAGCCTGAGTGTCTCGAACGTGCAAGTGGATACCGATGGTGATGGCGTACTAGACACCATCCCAACAGATGGCACCCCAACCGCCGTCACCGATGTCAATGGCGACCCGATTGGCAGCATCACCGTTAATGCTAATGGTGACTACACCTTTACCCCAGATGCTGACTTTACAGGTGATGTCCCTGTGATTGGCTATGAGGTGGTTGATGGTAGTGGCAACGTCCTTGACGATTCTGTCTTAGACCTCACCGTTCTTCCAGGGCCAGTTACCATTGAGATTGACGCTACCAAAGACCGCGCTATTGAGCGTCCAAGCAATGATGACACCTTAGAGTTCACCATCCGCCAAAATGTGGCCAGTGACCAAGATACCGTTGTTAACGTGCGCCTAGATGCAGCAAACAGTCCTGATATTACCGCCGGTGACATTGCGCGTTTGCAGTACACCAAAGCCGATGGCAGCGTGGTTGATACTACTGATCAGGGTGAGATCAGCGCCTTCTTAGCCACTGGCGACGACGTCTTAATCGCTGCGGGCAGTAAAGAGAGCCTCATCACTATCAGCGTTGCTGATGACAGCGTTTATGAGCAAACTGAAGACTTAGGTCTGATCATCTCCAATGCTGTTAACCCTAATGGCGTCACCATTATCACCGCTACTGATAGCGGGGTGATTGAGGATGAAGCGGCACAAGATGGCACCCCACAAGAAGGCGACCGTCCGACCGTTGGCATTACTGCGAGCAAAGCCACCGCCATAGAAGGGGTGGACAACACCTTAGAGTACACCGTTGAGCAGGATAACGAGAGCAACCTTGCCACCACAGTCACTGTTAAAGTGGCGACGGGCAGCAGCGAGGTTGAAGCGGCGGACATTGCTTCTATTGGCTACATTGATGCCACAGGCAGTCCTGTGACCATTACCGACAGCGCCGCCATCCAAGCGTTACTAAATGGCACCACCACCTTGCAAGTCAAAGTACCTGCAGGTAGCACAGCTGCGCCTAAAATTACGGTTATCGTCAAAGATGATGCCATCTATGAGGACAGCGAGCAGCTGAGCTTTGTTATCGACAGTGCTGATAATGCCGATATCGACAGCACCGTCGCCACTGGCACCATTTATGATGAAGACGCTGCAGACGGAACACCGCAAGAAGGCGACAAACCGACCGTCAGCGTTGGCGATGCCGTTGCCACAGAAGGCGGCGACTTAGTGCATCAAGTCACCGTCAATGGTGAGACAACGCAGGCGGACGTCACCTATGAGTTTAACCTAGCGGATGGCAGCACTAATCCTGCCACAGCGGGTAGTGACTATACCAATGCCCCCGTATTTAGTAACGGCGTCATCAATAATGGCGATGGTACTATTACCGTTCCTGCTGGGGTCACTGACTTTACCGTCAGCTATCCGACACTCAATGACAGCATCCTTGAGAACGATGAAACCACCACGATTACCATTGGTAATGACAGTGGCATCGGTACGATCTTAGATAACGACACCGCGCCGACATTAACCATCACCGATAACAGCGTCACAGAAGCTACAGGTACGACCGTTAATGATACATTTGAAGTTACTGATCTCCAAAGTGTGACAAGTCTAACCATCAATGGACAGGAAGTAATCACAGCAATTACAACACCTGTTACCATTGTAGGCAGCGCGGGCACGCTAGTAATTACTGGTTACGACACAGTAAATGAGTCATTCACTTACGAATATACAGAAAACGGCAATGCAGAAGATCATAGCGCTGGTGCGGTATTTGATCAGTTTGACGTGGTATTAACCAACACCATTGGCGATACTATTAATGACACCTTAGATATTGAAATCATCGACACCGCACCGACTGCTAATGATGACAAAAACACCATTAGCGAAGAAACAGATATCGTTTCAGGCAACGTGCTTACGTCAACGGGTGCCGCGACAGATGATGTGGCTGATGATCTAGGTGCTGATAATTCAATAACAGCAACTACGGTAACAGCAGTGGATGGTAACACTGGTGCAATTGGAAGCGGTACACAAGGTCAATACGGTGAACTAACGCTAGATGTGAATGGTGAATATACCTATGATGTTGATAATGCCGCTATACAGTATTTGGCACTAGGTGAAAGTTTAACAGAAACCTTTGAATACACCATAACCGACGCTGATGGTAGTACTGATACTGCCAAGCTTACCATTACTATCACCGGCACTAATGATCAACCAACCATCACTGCTGATAGTAATGACAATATTGCGAATATATCTTTCGTCGAGCAAACAGGTGACTCAGTGATTACTCAAAGTGGCATTATTGCTTTTAGTGATATTGATGTCAGTGATACGCTGACACTGGGTTATATTGAAGGTGAAAACCAATATACCTTTGGTCAAGGTAATACAGCCTTGACTGATCTAACTGTTCCGCAAAAAACTGCGCTAGAAGATATGTTCTCAGTTGCTCAAGCGAGCAATAGTAATGATGGCACTTGGAACATCAACGCCACTTCCACGGCACTCGATTTCCTCCCAGAAGGCGAAACCATCACCATCCGCTACGCCGTACAAGTGAATGATAATAAAGGAGTGGATACTGCTGCTAACGGTAACGAAATCAGCACCAGTGAAATCCGTTACGTGGAAGTCACTCTTACAGGTACTAACGATGGTGGTATTGCGTTGGCTGATAATACGATTACCATCAATGAAAACGGAACGACAACTAAAAGTGGCAAGCTAGCCACTATTTTTGATGCAAATGATACTGATGACCCAGATGTAGGCGAGCAGCTAACGGTAGAAAGCTTCCAGATTGGTGGTGGAACCGCTATTGCTGTAGATCCTGTCAATACAAACAATACCGCTCAAAATGTTGTCATCAACGGCAATACAGTTGGTACCGTAAAGTTCAATAGTGACGGAACTTACGAGTATAAAGCGACCAGTGACTATAGTGGTACACTACCTGTCATCACTGCGAACGTCTCAAATGGTGTTACTGGTGCTACTCGTGAAACAGATAGTCAGACCTTAACAATTACTGTCAAGCCAGTATCTGACAAGCCTATACTTGCACCTAATAAAACAGTATTTATAGACGAAGATAATACCAAAGCATTAGGTCTCAAAGCACCTATTATCAAAGACGCGATAGACCTTGATGGTACAGGTAACAATACCGATAACCCTGAACGCATTGGTTTAATTACTTTAAGTGGTGTCCGTGCGGGCACAACGTTGAATTATAAGCTCAATGGCGTGGACAAAACTATAACATCAACTGGCGCTAATATTACAATTAAGCTTGATGATGTGCCTACTATTAATAGCGCAGGCACTGCTACCGCTACTATGTCAAAAGCTGATTTTGAGGCAATGACACTCACACCGCCTAAAAATGATGCCACTAACTTTAATATAAATATGTCAGTGACGGAATATGAAGTTAATGAAAGCGGTGATATTGCGCGGGTTGACGCCAATGGCAGTCTTGTTAACACAGGTGGCACAGCTGTTGCAGGAGCGACATCTACAACCACTATCAAGGTCGATGTTCAAGCCGTGACTGATAGTAATGATAAAAACCAAAGTGGTGATGATGCTAGCTCGTTTGGTTATGACCAAAATGAAGTTGTTGGGGATACTTTAGCCGTAACACTCGAAGAAGGGGAATCTGTTGATTTACCAATAACCACTACCTTTGGTGATTTAGTAGGTAGTGCCGCTAAAGGCGATGCTGAGACTTATGGCTTTGTGATTACAGGTCTAGTCCCTGGCGCCATTATTAACTTCACACCTGCTGGCAGCTCTGAGTCGCTTCCCCCATTCATCGCCGATGAGAATGGTCAGGTATTGATCGGTATTAATGCTGGCTTAACTTCTACTGATTTTGTAGTCAGTGGTAACTCGGAGCCTAAAATCACTATTCAGACTGGGAAGTTTGATTCTCTAGATATGAATGGTGTGGAAATATCGCTATATACTCAAGATCATGACCCTGATTCAGCTATCAAAAATACCTCTGTAGAGCTGATTGGTACAGTAAAAGTAAATCTCACCGTCACCCCAGTTGCTGGTCAAGTTGAGCTTGATAATCAAGGTGTCACAACCAAAGAAGACACTGCTGTCACCCTTGATGAGTTTGGCTTTAAAGTGCTGGATGATAAGGATGGCGCTGGTGCAGAATTTATCACCGATATTAGTTTTGTCCTACCAGAAGGCTGGACGTATACTGATAATAGCAATAATGTAACGGTAGGGGCAGTTGGTGGAACATCAATATCGATTAGCGGCATTACTGCAAACGACAATTTTAATTTAGATGCTTATTTGCAAGACTTCTCTATCACTCCACCAGCGCATTCGTCATTAGATGCAGACTTTACCTTTACCGTTACTACCCAAGATACTGATGATGATGGCGGTAATACAACCACTGGAACGCCAGACAACCCATTCACCCAAACCGTTGTCGTCACCCCAGTCGCTGAAAAAGTTGTTGACGATAATGGTGACGTAGTAGACAGTGACGGCGATGGTACACCTGACCTAACCATTAATCCAGATAAAAATTACACGACCAAAGCAAAAGAAGACGCAGCATTTGATCTTAATAGTGATGGGTTTGACCTACAAGGCTATTGGAACAACCAAGATACCTCTGAAGATACCTTCGCCCATATGACCTTTGGTAATAAGAGTGATAGCGGCTTCACCTCAGTTGAAGGAGCAGTATTTACTTATATCAATCGCGATACGGGTGAGACGATCAGCCTGACTGACAACGGCAATGGTGTCGATATTCCGATGGAGTACCTAGACACCGTCACCGTAACCCCGCCGCAAGACTATAGTGACTTCAACCTTGCTAGCGGTGCCGAGACAGCAGTCAAGGTCGAGGCAAAAACTGTCGATGTTGACGAAGATGATGACGATAATACCGTAAGTGAAGCCACCAGTGGCGAAAGCTACCTAACCTTTGAAGTCGAAGGCGTGGCAGATCCTGTAACCTTAGCGGTTGATCCAGCGTATGGTGATGAAGATCAGGCGCTGGCGCTTGGTAATGAACGTGATAACGACTCACCAACAGCGGTTATTAATCCTACCGATGGTATCCCACTCAATATCCGACCAAGCTCACGTGATAATGATGGCTCTGAGACTTATGAGGTTCGGATTAGCAATATTCCAGATGGGGCAATATTATACGTTGGCTCAAACCCAGCTGCCTTAACGCTAGATACCAGCCCTAATGCTGAACCAAATACATATACGGCCATCATATCAGGCTATACTGTAGATAGTGCGCCAGACTTGTATTTCGTCCCACCCGAGAACTTTAGTGGCACTGTGCCTCTCAAGGTTCAAGCGAAGAGTATTGAGAGCGATGGTGATGAATCAGATTTCTTCCCAGCAGGTACCCTAACTGATCCAGCATTGACACTACCAGTTAAAGTCATTGGCAAGGCAGACTTAATAACCAATGACGACTTAGCAACCGACACAGATACCATCGATGGTGTGGATTACACACATAACTACATCACTGACGAGGCAACGCTAGACAGTACAGGCAACCATCAGATTGCCTTATCGAGCGTATTTGCTACTGTTGAGGATATCGAGGCATATGATGGTGACAGCCCAGCTGCTGAGCAGGTGGTCTATCGGGTCGAAGACTTACCTGCTAGTTTTAACTTAACTGGTGCAGGGGTCACTTTCTTAGGTGGCAGTGGTTCTGATCGAGTATGGTCAG
The sequence above is a segment of the Psychrobacter fulvigenes genome. Coding sequences within it:
- a CDS encoding VCBS domain-containing protein, coding for MNTIIVKTNDATQTVDQVQVVTKDGKPTIITAMDKVNYEFHDTAIGRAPNHIITKRLKNDLHISFEEDGEESDLIIEGFYDSADSALLGIAEDGEYYYYIPDTGETYDYVTQLEIGDIEGQALGGQEYVAVAAIPWWIPAAAGLGAVGIVAASSSNNNSSITPPVNQAPVAKDDTAEGETGQPVIIDVVANDKDPENDLDPTSVKLIDPVTGDEVTSLVVDGEGTWEVDSTTGTVTFTPEAGFTNDPTPVDYVVSDKTGLKSNEATITVDYPALVSISGTTSLNETAADGSANEATYTISISKPSTEDTVIEVTISDGSTEGSADYTAPVTQLVTIPAGQTTVGISVPIVDDNLFEGPEDFTVTVTDITSGTATIGPDDSVNTTIYDDGTTDGTTPVDPNDPTLGDDTPVAPITATKATAIEGVDNTLEYTVEQDNESNLATTVTVKVATGSSEVEAADIASIGYIDATGSPVTITDSAAIQALLNGTTTLQVKVPAGSTAAPKITVIVKDDAIYEDSEQLSFVIDSADNADIDSTVATGTIYDEDRVAGSEDRLGDFTDGDEAQSTDQGTPVSGNLLDNTSETDPSISLSVSNVQVDTDGDGVLDTIPTDGTPTAVTDVNGDPIGSITVNANGDYTFTPDADFTGDVPVIGYEVVDGSGNVLDDSVLDLTVLPGPVTIEIDATKDRAIERPSNDDTLEFTIRQNVASDQDTVVNVRLDAANSPDITAGDIARLQYTKADGSVVDTTDQGEISAFLATGDDVLIAAGSKESLITISVADDSVYEQTEDLGLIISNAVNPNGVTIITATDSGVIEDEAAQDGTPQEGDRPTVGITASKATAIEGVDNTLEYTVEQDNESNLATTVTVKVATGSSEVEAADIASIGYIDATGSPVTITDSAAIQALLNGTTTLQVKVPAGSTAAPKITVIVKDDAIYEDSEQLSFVIDSADNADIDSTVATGTIYDEDAADGTPQEGDKPTVSVGDAVATEGGDLVHQVTVNGETTQADVTYEFNLADGSTNPATAGSDYTNAPVFSNGVINNGDGTITVPAGVTDFTVSYPTLNDSILENDETTTITIGNDSGIGTILDNDTAPTLTITDNSVTEATGTTVNDTFEVTDLQSVTSLTINGQEVITAITTPVTIVGSAGTLVITGYDTVNESFTYEYTENGNAEDHSAGAVFDQFDVVLTNTIGDTINDTLDIEIIDTAPTANDDKNTISEETDIVSGNVLTSTGAATDDVADDLGADNSITATTVTAVDGNTGAIGSGTQGQYGELTLDVNGEYTYDVDNAAIQYLALGESLTETFEYTITDADGSTDTAKLTITITGTNDQPTITADSNDNIANISFVEQTGDSVITQSGIIAFSDIDVSDTLTLGYIEGENQYTFGQGNTALTDLTVPQKTALEDMFSVAQASNSNDGTWNINATSTALDFLPEGETITIRYAVQVNDNKGVDTAANGNEISTSEIRYVEVTLTGTNDGGIALADNTITINENGTTTKSGKLATIFDANDTDDPDVGEQLTVESFQIGGGTAIAVDPVNTNNTAQNVVINGNTVGTVKFNSDGTYEYKATSDYSGTLPVITANVSNGVTGATRETDSQTLTITVKPVSDKPILAPNKTVFIDEDNTKALGLKAPIIKDAIDLDGTGNNTDNPERIGLITLSGVRAGTTLNYKLNGVDKTITSTGANITIKLDDVPTINSAGTATATMSKADFEAMTLTPPKNDATNFNINMSVTEYEVNESGDIARVDANGSLVNTGGTAVAGATSTTTIKVDVQAVTDSNDKNQSGDDASSFGYDQNEVVGDTLAVTLEEGESVDLPITTTFGDLVGSAAKGDAETYGFVITGLVPGAIINFTPAGSSESLPPFIADENGQVLIGINAGLTSTDFVVSGNSEPKITIQTGKFDSLDMNGVEISLYTQDHDPDSAIKNTSVELIGTVKVNLTVTPVAGQVELDNQGVTTKEDTAVTLDEFGFKVLDDKDGAGAEFITDISFVLPEGWTYTDNSNNVTVGAVGGTSISISGITANDNFNLDAYLQDFSITPPAHSSLDADFTFTVTTQDTDDDGGNTTTGTPDNPFTQTVVVTPVAEKVVDDNGDVVDSDGDGTPDLTINPDKNYTTKAKEDAAFDLNSDGFDLQGYWNNQDTSEDTFAHMTFGNKSDSGFTSVEGAVFTYINRDTGETISLTDNGNGVDIPMEYLDTVTVTPPQDYSDFNLASGAETAVKVEAKTVDVDEDDDDNTVSEATSGESYLTFEVEGVADPVTLAVDPAYGDEDQALALGNERDNDSPTAVINPTDGIPLNIRPSSRDNDGSETYEVRISNIPDGAILYVGSNPAALTLDTSPNAEPNTYTAIISGYTVDSAPDLYFVPPENFSGTVPLKVQAKSIESDGDESDFFPAGTLTDPALTLPVKVIGKADLITNDDLATDTDTIDGVDYTHNYITDEATLDSTGNHQIALSSVFATVEDIEAYDGDSPAAEQVVYRVEDLPASFNLTGAGVTFLGGSGSDRVWSVTLEALQNNTAQLKTPDNFAGEINFTITGTTTETKSGDSVTHDTKDVSILVTPDADDGTVNNPEVVATEDIWATIDFESAFITTDQGDSATGTESLESITLSATDLIDKDVVLRVDGSEVDLTTNPPPILTFTPDQTIEIMYDEDKRHSDDDVSIDFDYTYTDTAELTDSSQISASKIGSATVDVTFQAVTDAPSMSLEVTDGTINNSGTDNFAKVTVSLTSDDKDGSESFTRLEVTDVPDGLNVVGGILSNGIWYVDVPNDPAITDTAATYELVLERNDSTVNIPEGSLNIKVTGITQDINGQGSDGSEARVTESFEIAIERTDGGVTPVKPDLIDSFTSKAEIPAQVEDTGFTLGDILDATLNPATANTVRSYTFSLTDLPAGTEVSTDNPAISVQQIGGKWIISIDDASSLSPEDALDAVTVTPPKDFSTNVTDDSQDLTFNANFTALDKDGGEERVQVDDVKVEIKPVTDPIDNDGKTTTVDTDEDTKVEIEIDLTNTADGNNVEIINNKLYLQLDESGLTTDNGTSGKLTDDNGNDLTLVTLADGDVADIPAGDYYIVDVGTPIFYEPAENEDGTATVDVYAAHKESHNISGHDSGTKTYKHSYDVTVESQPDNLSITDKSDQSTTTASGNEDTMIAIDYKIATIDKDDTDAVTAITLDNIPNGYLIYYTDTNGDPVLASNNGNSGGNNSWSIDASKLGDINPGETSNIFIMPPENVSGIVSGIEMKVVNDSGMISAPLEIDLEVKPVADGVAANPSTILGSQGKWTTLNLNAIMQDTDGSETVNIVVTDNGVSLTDDVLRFRVKSTGEMLTAVWDDVANSYTITGITPEQINDLQIQSSIPLKGDLDFALSTTDKATGMADSVSTEVTEKVSVDIVFTKTFGGTPEDDIFDASGQSVPVNYKGGAGDDTLIGGSGNDFLDGGTGANTLIGGAGNDKLVFSADNLLMDGGDGIDTLLINTAGTTIDFSSFDSSVIDNMEVIELGVGAQSLSNLTTSDVIEMTDSNNELFINGDNADNVELSGNDWTNTNTTTTQNGNTYEVYSFSDTNGSYNVMIDTDITTTVI